One genomic region from Terriglobia bacterium encodes:
- a CDS encoding PASTA domain-containing protein: MREPEFDTADAEEPRKQSQFSRWSSIILMVAILMVASLVSALTAMRFAIKGREVEVPKLVDKTKEEAEQILHGRALNLKVSSSRFSSEIAEGKVLLQDPPSGTRLKADRTVKVLLSLGPQRFAVPNLIGTSLRAAQLTLAQRRFSLGNTLYTHTPEGDPSTVVYQSPKPGTQEGSDPSVSILISLGPPAQYFIMPDLIGKPAELVAARAKTEGFHLGKLNFRKYPGVEPGVVIQQKPQAGYRLTKSDVILLDVSQ, encoded by the coding sequence ATGCGCGAACCTGAATTCGACACCGCCGACGCGGAAGAGCCAAGGAAACAGAGCCAATTCTCGCGCTGGTCGAGCATCATCCTGATGGTCGCCATTTTGATGGTTGCGAGTCTGGTGAGTGCCCTGACGGCTATGCGCTTTGCCATCAAGGGCCGCGAGGTCGAAGTTCCGAAGCTGGTAGATAAGACCAAGGAAGAAGCAGAACAGATTCTTCATGGCCGCGCGTTGAACCTGAAGGTATCGAGCTCGCGCTTCAGTTCGGAAATCGCCGAAGGGAAGGTTCTGCTTCAGGATCCTCCAAGCGGGACTCGACTGAAGGCGGACCGGACCGTGAAAGTGCTCCTTTCGTTGGGGCCACAACGTTTTGCAGTTCCGAATCTCATTGGAACCAGTCTTCGTGCGGCGCAGCTGACGCTTGCTCAGAGGAGATTTTCATTGGGAAATACGCTTTACACGCACACGCCGGAAGGCGATCCATCCACCGTTGTCTATCAATCGCCGAAGCCGGGCACCCAGGAGGGCAGCGATCCCTCGGTGAGCATTCTGATCTCGCTCGGGCCGCCGGCGCAGTACTTCATCATGCCGGATCTGATCGGAAAGCCGGCTGAACTCGTTGCTGCCCGGGCAAAAACTGAGGGTTTTCATTTGGGCAAGTTGAACTTTCGAAAGTATCCGGGCGTTGAACCCGGCGTGGTGATACAGCAGAAACCGCAGGCCGGATACCGGCTGACCAAGTCCGATGTCATCCTTCTGGACGTGAGCCAGTGA